One genomic window of Arvicanthis niloticus isolate mArvNil1 chromosome 24, mArvNil1.pat.X, whole genome shotgun sequence includes the following:
- the Selplg gene encoding P-selectin glycoprotein ligand 1 isoform X2, producing MFPQIHDGHAWPPASACATLSLLPDSTAHPGVTCLLEGTMFLRFLLLLTILGPGNSLPLWDSWGHETKEALSPVHLRERRQVVGDEDFDDPDYMYTTDPPELLKNVTNTVSAHPKLLSTTAMQEQSVPMEAGTSETATVKVATTGPAGPDAGRPAVGMLSTKPATQWSLTTGETTIQPASTEAETSQPASPMAETPQPAPTEAETSQPAPTEAETSKPAPTEAETSKPAPTEAETSKPAPTEAETTQLPRNQALESLFTTSAATEAPSTEPTATETASTASTAFLGLSVTHKDFGHLPDSGLKKGLIVTPGSSPAPAPTPPGTSDLIPVKQCLLVILILASLATIFLVCTVVLAVRLSRKTHTYPVRNYSPTEMICISSLLPEGGDGAPATANGGLSKVQNLKTEPSGDRDGDDLTLHSFLP from the coding sequence GTACCATGTTCCTACGTTTCCTTTTGCTGCTGACCATCTTAGGCCCTGGCAACAGCCTTCCGCTGTGGGACTCTTGGGGCCACGAAACCAAGGAAGCCTTGAGCCCTGTGCATCTCCGGGAACGGAGACAGGTGGTTGGGGATGAAGATTTTGATGACCCTGACTATATGTATACcacagatcccccagaactgctGAAAAATGTCACCAACACTGTGTCTGCTCACCCTAAGCTTCTGTCCACGACGGCCATGCAAGAGCAGAGCGTTCCCATGGAGGCTGGAACCTCTGAGACAGCCACTGTGAAGGTTGCCACCACTGGTCCTGCTGGCCCAGATGCAGGAAGGCCAGCTGTTGGGATGCTGAGCACAAAACCTGCCACACAGTGGAGTCTAACCACAGGGGAGACGACCATCCAACCGGCATCCACAGAGGCAGAGACCTCTCAGCCAGCATCCCCAATGGCAGAGACCCCTCAGCCAGCACCCACGGAGGCAGAGACCTCTCAGCCAGCACCCACGGAGgcagagacctcaaagccagcaCCCACGGAGgcagagacctcaaagccagcaCCCACGGAGgcagagacctcaaagccagcaCCCACGGAGGCAGAGACCACCCAGCTTCCCAGGAATCAGGCTCTAGAAAGTCTGTTTACAACATCTGCAGCCACAGAAGCTCCTTCCACAGAACCCACTGCCACGGAGACGGCGTCCACAGCGTCTACCGCCTTCCTTGGGTTATCCGTGACTCACAAGGACTTTGGTCACTTACCTGACAGTGGCCTGAAGAAAGGGCTGATCGTTACCCCTGGGAGTTCGCCGGCACCAGCCCCAACCCCACCAGGGACCTCGGACCTCATCCCCGTGAAGCAATGCCTGCTGGTTATCCTCATCTTGGCGTCGCTGGCCACCATCTTCCTGGTGTGCACAGTGGTGCTGGCGGTCCGCCTCTCCCGGAAGACCCACACGTACCCAGTGCGGAACTACTCCCCTACGGAGATGATCTGCATCTCGTCCCTGCTACCTGAGGGGGGCGACGGAGCCCCTGCCACGGCCAATGGAGGCCTGTCCAAGGTCCAGAACCTAAAGACAGAGCCCAGTGGGGACCGAGATGGGGATGACCTCACCCTACACAGCTTCCTCCCTTAG
- the Selplg gene encoding P-selectin glycoprotein ligand 1 isoform X1, whose protein sequence is MFLRFLLLLTILGPGNSLPLWDSWGHETKEALSPVHLRERRQVVGDEDFDDPDYMYTTDPPELLKNVTNTVSAHPKLLSTTAMQEQSVPMEAGTSETATVKVATTGPAGPDAGRPAVGMLSTKPATQWSLTTGETTIQPASTEAETSQPASPMAETPQPAPTEAETSQPAPTEAETSKPAPTEAETSKPAPTEAETSKPAPTEAETTQLPRNQALESLFTTSAATEAPSTEPTATETASTASTAFLGLSVTHKDFGHLPDSGLKKGLIVTPGSSPAPAPTPPGTSDLIPVKQCLLVILILASLATIFLVCTVVLAVRLSRKTHTYPVRNYSPTEMICISSLLPEGGDGAPATANGGLSKVQNLKTEPSGDRDGDDLTLHSFLP, encoded by the coding sequence ATGTTCCTACGTTTCCTTTTGCTGCTGACCATCTTAGGCCCTGGCAACAGCCTTCCGCTGTGGGACTCTTGGGGCCACGAAACCAAGGAAGCCTTGAGCCCTGTGCATCTCCGGGAACGGAGACAGGTGGTTGGGGATGAAGATTTTGATGACCCTGACTATATGTATACcacagatcccccagaactgctGAAAAATGTCACCAACACTGTGTCTGCTCACCCTAAGCTTCTGTCCACGACGGCCATGCAAGAGCAGAGCGTTCCCATGGAGGCTGGAACCTCTGAGACAGCCACTGTGAAGGTTGCCACCACTGGTCCTGCTGGCCCAGATGCAGGAAGGCCAGCTGTTGGGATGCTGAGCACAAAACCTGCCACACAGTGGAGTCTAACCACAGGGGAGACGACCATCCAACCGGCATCCACAGAGGCAGAGACCTCTCAGCCAGCATCCCCAATGGCAGAGACCCCTCAGCCAGCACCCACGGAGGCAGAGACCTCTCAGCCAGCACCCACGGAGgcagagacctcaaagccagcaCCCACGGAGgcagagacctcaaagccagcaCCCACGGAGgcagagacctcaaagccagcaCCCACGGAGGCAGAGACCACCCAGCTTCCCAGGAATCAGGCTCTAGAAAGTCTGTTTACAACATCTGCAGCCACAGAAGCTCCTTCCACAGAACCCACTGCCACGGAGACGGCGTCCACAGCGTCTACCGCCTTCCTTGGGTTATCCGTGACTCACAAGGACTTTGGTCACTTACCTGACAGTGGCCTGAAGAAAGGGCTGATCGTTACCCCTGGGAGTTCGCCGGCACCAGCCCCAACCCCACCAGGGACCTCGGACCTCATCCCCGTGAAGCAATGCCTGCTGGTTATCCTCATCTTGGCGTCGCTGGCCACCATCTTCCTGGTGTGCACAGTGGTGCTGGCGGTCCGCCTCTCCCGGAAGACCCACACGTACCCAGTGCGGAACTACTCCCCTACGGAGATGATCTGCATCTCGTCCCTGCTACCTGAGGGGGGCGACGGAGCCCCTGCCACGGCCAATGGAGGCCTGTCCAAGGTCCAGAACCTAAAGACAGAGCCCAGTGGGGACCGAGATGGGGATGACCTCACCCTACACAGCTTCCTCCCTTAG